ACTAACAGTAAGTTATCTTTGTTCATAACAATAAGCATTGCTTCTAACTTTCGCAATACTTTGTCACTTCTCCATTGTTTAGCAAGCTCCACGGCTGCACGCTGAAGATTTCCGTTATACTCTTCAAGCTTCGTTTCAAATAATTCAAAAAGAGTGAATGCATCAGCTACTGAACCTGCAAAGCCGGCAAGAACTTGCCCTTGAAATAGACGTCTTACTTTTCGAGCAGTATGTTTCATCACAACAGCATTTCCAAACGTTACTTGTCCGTCCCCAGACATGGCACATTGACCGTTATGCTGAACTGCAAAAATCGTAGTAGCATGGAAAGTAGACAAATTAACTCCTCCTTTTATGCGCGAGGATGGTGATTCATATAAACTGCCTTTAAACGATCCTTCGTCACATGTGTGTATATTTGAGTGGTTGATAAATGTTCATGACCTAGCATTTCTTGAACTGTACGTAAATCTGCCCCTTCATTTAACATATGAGTCGCAAAAGTATGCCGCAAAACGTGTGGACTAATATGTATATTCTCAGCGGTTTTCTTTACTAACTGATCAATGACTAAGCGTATGCCTCGGTCTGTCAACGGTGTCCCCTTATAATTTAAAAAGAGCGAATGAGTATCAGAAGGAGCCTTTTTTAAAAGAAGCTTTCTTCCATTATCTATATATACTCTAAGAGCGTCCTTGGCATAACAGCCAAATGGCACGTACCGTTGTTTTTTCCCTTTGCCATATACGAGCAAAGTTTGAAGTGAAAAATCTATATCGCTAAGCTTAATAGATGCACATTCACTCACTCGTATTCCGGTGGCATACAGCAATTCTAAGAGAGACTGATTACGCTGCCCTAACGGAGTTGTTAAGTCATTCATTTGAAATAATTTCACAATCTCCTCTTCATACAGGAAGCGAGGATTTCTCTCTTCCTTTTTAGGAAGGGTAACGAGCGCAAATGGATTATCTTCTACTAATTCTTCTCTATTTAAGTAACGATAAAACGTTCTCAAACAAGAAATTTTGCGTGACATCGATCTTTTTGAATACTGCTTTTCATATAGGCGTGTTAAAAACAGCCTTGCATCAGCATATGTAACACTTTGTAGGTTTTGTATTTGCTCTTCCTGCATAAAAGACATGAAGATACCTATGTCTTTTTCATAGCAGTCAACTGTATATTTTGAATAATTTTTCTCAATTTGTAAATATTCTAGAAAGGAATTTAATACATCTTTAACAAATTCCAATGTTATCACCTCACAAGGGCTACTAAATATTATCACAATTAAGTAGCCCTTGCAAACAATTTTGATTATTTTGTTGTAAAATTCTGAATAGTTTCCAATGCTCGTTTAGCCAGCGTTTCATTTCGTTCTTGTTTGTTTTTGATTCGCACTTCCAATTCTTTGAATAAGCCAAAGTTGGCATTCATCGGCTGGAAGTTTTTGGCGTTTGTATGTGTGATATAGTGAGCCATACTGCCAATCGCTGTTTCCTGCGGCAATACAACCAATTCTTCACCAAGCACGAGTCGAGCCGCGTTCATTCCTGCCATTAATCCGCTCGCAGCTGATTCTACATATCCTTCTACTCCCGTCATTTGTCCAGCAAAGAATAAGTCATCACGCTCGCGATATTGATACGTAGGCTTTAACAATTTAGGAGAATTAATAAACGTATTTCTATGCATAACTCCGTAGCGTACTACTTCTGCATTTTCTAAACCTGGGATTAAGCTTAATACTTCTTTTTGTGCTCCCCATTTTAAATGTGTTTGGAAACCTACAATATTATATAGTGTACCTGCTGCATCATCTTGACGAAGCTGAACAACTGCATAAGGTCGCTTTCCTGTTTTCGGATCTTCTAACCCAACTGGTTTCATTGGTCCAAAGAGCATTGTTTTTTCTCCGCGTGAAGCCATTACTTCAATCGGCATACATCCTTCAAAATAAATTTCTTTCTCAAATTCTTTTAAAGGAACCGTCTCTGCATTGATTAATGCTTCATGAAAGCGCTGGAATTCTTCTTTTGTCATCGGACAGTTTAAATAGGCAGCTTCCCCTTTGTCATAGCGAGATTTAAGATATACTTTATCCATATCAATGCTGTCTTTTTCAATAATAGGTGCAGCCGCATCGTAAAAATATAAATAATCTTCACTTGTTAACGCGCGCAGCTGTTCCGATAAATCTTTTGACGTTAGCGGACCTGTTGCAATAACAGTTGGTCCCTGTGGAATTTCCGTAATTTCTTCATTAACAACCGTTACGTTCGGATGGTTTTTAACGCTTTCCGTCAC
The genomic region above belongs to Priestia megaterium and contains:
- the hslV gene encoding ATP-dependent protease subunit HslV — protein: MSTFHATTIFAVQHNGQCAMSGDGQVTFGNAVVMKHTARKVRRLFQGQVLAGFAGSVADAFTLFELFETKLEEYNGNLQRAAVELAKQWRSDKVLRKLEAMLIVMNKDNLLLVSGTGEVIEPDDGILAIGSGGNYALSAGRALKQHAGEHLTAKEIAKAALDVASEICVYTNDHIIVEEL
- the trmFO gene encoding FADH(2)-oxidizing methylenetetrahydrofolate--tRNA-(uracil(54)-C(5))-methyltransferase TrmFO; the encoded protein is MNEQVINVIGAGLAGSEAAWQIAKRGLKVRLYEMRPVKQTPAHHTDKFAELVCSNSLRANTLTNAVGVLKEEMRLLDSVIIRSADECAVPAGGALAVDRHEFASRVTESVKNHPNVTVVNEEITEIPQGPTVIATGPLTSKDLSEQLRALTSEDYLYFYDAAAPIIEKDSIDMDKVYLKSRYDKGEAAYLNCPMTKEEFQRFHEALINAETVPLKEFEKEIYFEGCMPIEVMASRGEKTMLFGPMKPVGLEDPKTGKRPYAVVQLRQDDAAGTLYNIVGFQTHLKWGAQKEVLSLIPGLENAEVVRYGVMHRNTFINSPKLLKPTYQYRERDDLFFAGQMTGVEGYVESAASGLMAGMNAARLVLGEELVVLPQETAIGSMAHYITHTNAKNFQPMNANFGLFKELEVRIKNKQERNETLAKRALETIQNFTTK
- the xerC gene encoding tyrosine recombinase XerC; translation: MEFVKDVLNSFLEYLQIEKNYSKYTVDCYEKDIGIFMSFMQEEQIQNLQSVTYADARLFLTRLYEKQYSKRSMSRKISCLRTFYRYLNREELVEDNPFALVTLPKKEERNPRFLYEEEIVKLFQMNDLTTPLGQRNQSLLELLYATGIRVSECASIKLSDIDFSLQTLLVYGKGKKQRYVPFGCYAKDALRVYIDNGRKLLLKKAPSDTHSLFLNYKGTPLTDRGIRLVIDQLVKKTAENIHISPHVLRHTFATHMLNEGADLRTVQEMLGHEHLSTTQIYTHVTKDRLKAVYMNHHPRA